In a genomic window of Methylophaga thalassica:
- a CDS encoding dihydroorotase: MKIRIKNGRVIDPASQFDARQDVYISDGKVIAIGEQLDGFEADKTIDATGLIVCPGLIDLSVRLREPGQEHTATILTETKAAAAGGITTVCVPPDTAPVIDNPTVVELIEDRAKKSGRSMVLTMGAMTQNLNSELLAEMARLKAAGCVGISNGLSPIKNSVILQRAMAYAATLDMTVFITPADPWLQSQGCVHDGAVSSRLGLGGIAESAETIAVSRDLILIEQTGVRAHFHNLSTAKAVKLIRDAQNRGLPVTADVSAHHLHLSEHDLGNYDALSHVLPPFRSIRDREQLQQGVRDGVISAISSHHQPLDKDDKLGPFAETKPGISGLETLLPLTMKLVEDDEVNLHTALAALTCNPADILGIDSGQLKVGATADICLIDPDSEYECQPLNFVSAGKNSPFEGWLFNHQVSHTLFHGRLVHERD; this comes from the coding sequence ATGAAAATTCGTATAAAAAATGGCCGTGTTATCGATCCTGCAAGCCAGTTTGATGCCCGCCAGGATGTCTATATCAGCGATGGAAAAGTCATCGCTATCGGCGAGCAATTAGATGGCTTTGAGGCTGATAAAACCATTGACGCAACCGGTTTAATCGTTTGCCCCGGGTTAATTGATCTCAGTGTCAGATTACGTGAGCCGGGACAGGAACACACAGCCACTATCCTCACAGAAACCAAGGCAGCAGCCGCTGGTGGCATCACCACGGTCTGTGTACCGCCCGACACGGCACCGGTGATTGATAATCCCACCGTAGTTGAACTCATTGAGGATCGCGCTAAAAAATCCGGTCGCAGCATGGTATTGACCATGGGCGCAATGACGCAAAATTTGAACAGTGAATTATTAGCCGAGATGGCCAGACTAAAAGCCGCTGGTTGTGTCGGAATCAGTAATGGACTGTCTCCGATTAAAAATAGTGTCATCTTACAAAGAGCTATGGCTTATGCTGCCACACTCGATATGACGGTTTTTATCACGCCTGCCGATCCATGGTTACAAAGCCAGGGTTGTGTACATGACGGAGCGGTTAGCTCGCGACTCGGGTTAGGTGGCATTGCAGAAAGTGCTGAAACCATTGCTGTCAGTCGCGACCTGATCTTAATTGAACAAACCGGAGTGCGTGCTCACTTTCATAATTTATCCACAGCAAAAGCGGTCAAATTAATTCGTGATGCACAAAATAGAGGATTACCGGTAACCGCTGATGTCAGTGCCCATCATCTACATTTATCCGAGCATGACCTGGGTAATTACGATGCGTTGAGCCATGTATTGCCGCCATTTCGCAGTATCCGCGACCGAGAGCAACTGCAACAAGGTGTCCGTGATGGTGTTATTTCAGCGATATCTTCTCATCATCAACCACTTGATAAAGACGATAAATTAGGGCCCTTCGCAGAAACAAAACCTGGTATTTCTGGTCTTGAAACCTTATTACCATTAACAATGAAGTTAGTAGAAGATGACGAGGTTAATTTGCACACTGCTTTAGCTGCTCTAACCTGTAACCCGGCAGACATTCTGGGTATCGACTCTGGACAGCTTAAAGTGGGGGCTACTGCCGATATCTGCTTAATTGATCCTGATTCTGAATATGAATGCCAACCGTTAAACTTTGTCAGTGCCGGTAAAAATAGCCCCTTTGAAGGCTGGTTATTTAACCACCAGGTCAGCCATACTTTATTTCATGGTCGCTTAGTTCATGAACGAGATTAA
- a CDS encoding DUF3012 domain-containing protein, protein MKSIKMALCCATLIAAFFMITACSPEVGSEDWCQMMKDKAKGDWTANEAADFTRYCIFPSNDK, encoded by the coding sequence ATGAAATCAATAAAAATGGCTTTATGCTGCGCCACGTTAATTGCTGCATTTTTCATGATAACCGCCTGTAGCCCAGAAGTAGGCAGCGAAGACTGGTGCCAAATGATGAAAGATAAAGCCAAAGGCGACTGGACTGCCAACGAAGCCGCTGACTTCACTCGTTACTGTATTTTCCCAAGCAATGACAAATAA
- the ruvX gene encoding Holliday junction resolvase RuvX, translating to MSAARTLLGFDFGMKNIGIAVGQELTATANPLTAIKARDGIPDWSQIEKLLKEWQPDLLIVGLPLNMDGTEQEMTAAAKRFGNRLNGRFNIPVEWQDERLTTYEALDQMGIRSKMDSRQRSDVDQLSAQLILQSWLNQQ from the coding sequence ATGAGTGCAGCCAGGACCTTACTTGGTTTCGATTTCGGCATGAAAAATATCGGCATTGCCGTCGGTCAGGAATTAACGGCCACAGCTAACCCGCTGACCGCAATCAAGGCACGTGATGGTATTCCGGACTGGTCGCAAATAGAAAAACTGCTGAAAGAGTGGCAACCCGATCTGCTTATCGTCGGTCTTCCTCTGAATATGGATGGGACTGAACAAGAAATGACGGCCGCCGCTAAACGGTTTGGAAATCGACTGAATGGTCGATTTAATATTCCAGTGGAATGGCAAGATGAAAGACTGACAACATACGAAGCACTAGACCAAATGGGAATCCGCAGTAAAATGGACTCTCGTCAACGCAGTGACGTCGATCAGTTATCTGCACAACTCATACTTCAATCATGGCTGAACCAACAATGA
- a CDS encoding sensor histidine kinase — translation MAISLIKRLSSGTAPYFSLAFLLLVLAYLLSAATQDSSRLNDLFLVIFGIGVACLLLLVGILARSLFRLYRDFKKHEAGSRLTVRLVSLFVLLILVATSIVYGFSIHFLHRGINSWFDVKVEQALNDSLELSRTAFGIRMRTLLRQTRMMAGVLSELPDSELSHSLRDLTQLSGALELSIWARDGQPIASSIESPTIMVPNRPNDTIMHQLLQGEDYIGMDPSENDKLQLRAAVRIPQKSVLAEERILNVLFPINDHLSDLGKTVQDAYSDYKELSYLRKPLITVFTLTLSLIVFLTILVSIWFAIWISRRIVEPLQELAQGTQAVASGNYNMQLTASGHDEIGFLVRSFNQMTQRLTHARNASQRSHRLLEQQTSYLTTVLGSLSSGVVTVDKRLYLHTANNASSKILGVKLQQRLESPLSKLAEINKNMKTFCEMIERCAVKGIAWEQQVELQKQNGNQTLICHGTELPNNSGWVIVFEDITTLLQAQRNAAWGEVARRLAHEIKNPLTPIQLSAERLQRKYAAIVPEEQVEVVDKLTNTIIQQVEAMKEMVNEFSEYARTPALQLQSYDIGQLIREVLAMYQSNPNHQFTLLNSPESVAVKIDVNRFRQVMHNLLKNAIEACEDAQLPVDIVISYHPLTHQQRRWLEISVRDYGPGIPFSIIDKLFEPYATTKHKGTGLGLAIVKKMIEEHGGDVWAENLDPEGTSIIIRLPLEESPS, via the coding sequence ATGGCTATAAGTCTTATCAAGCGACTTAGCTCAGGTACAGCACCATACTTCTCTCTCGCATTTTTACTGCTTGTTCTCGCCTATTTGCTAAGCGCAGCTACTCAAGATAGTTCACGGCTGAATGACCTCTTTCTGGTTATCTTTGGTATTGGTGTTGCCTGTCTATTATTACTGGTGGGCATTCTTGCTCGCAGCCTCTTTCGTTTATATCGCGACTTTAAAAAACATGAGGCGGGATCGCGGCTTACCGTCCGACTGGTTAGCCTGTTTGTTTTATTGATTTTAGTTGCGACATCGATTGTTTACGGCTTTTCGATCCACTTCCTGCATCGCGGTATTAACAGCTGGTTTGATGTCAAAGTAGAACAAGCACTGAATGATTCACTGGAGTTAAGCCGTACCGCTTTTGGTATCCGCATGCGAACCCTGCTGCGCCAAACCAGAATGATGGCTGGTGTTCTTAGTGAACTACCCGATAGCGAGCTATCACACAGCTTACGGGATTTAACGCAATTGAGTGGCGCACTGGAGCTTAGTATCTGGGCAAGAGATGGACAACCGATTGCGTCGAGTATTGAAAGTCCAACTATTATGGTACCGAACAGACCTAACGATACCATCATGCATCAGCTGCTTCAGGGTGAAGATTATATCGGCATGGACCCCTCAGAAAATGACAAGCTCCAACTGCGGGCCGCTGTCAGAATTCCACAAAAGTCTGTCTTAGCCGAAGAACGAATTCTCAATGTGTTGTTTCCGATCAATGATCATTTAAGTGATCTCGGTAAAACCGTGCAAGATGCTTACTCTGATTACAAAGAGTTAAGTTATCTCAGAAAACCTTTAATTACCGTGTTCACACTGACCTTAAGCCTGATTGTGTTTTTAACCATTCTGGTGTCTATCTGGTTTGCTATCTGGATATCCCGACGTATCGTCGAGCCGCTACAAGAACTAGCGCAAGGTACACAAGCGGTGGCTTCCGGTAACTACAATATGCAACTGACGGCCTCAGGCCACGATGAAATTGGCTTCCTGGTTCGCTCGTTTAACCAAATGACACAAAGGCTAACCCATGCCCGCAATGCGTCACAGCGTAGTCACCGTTTATTAGAACAACAAACAAGTTACCTGACCACTGTCCTTGGCAGCTTATCCAGTGGCGTGGTCACCGTGGATAAACGCCTTTATCTGCATACAGCCAATAATGCCAGCAGCAAAATTCTCGGTGTTAAACTCCAGCAACGTCTGGAAAGCCCTTTATCCAAGCTGGCTGAAATTAACAAAAATATGAAAACGTTCTGCGAAATGATTGAACGTTGCGCTGTCAAAGGTATTGCCTGGGAACAGCAAGTAGAACTACAAAAACAAAACGGCAACCAAACCTTAATTTGTCATGGTACCGAATTACCCAATAATAGTGGCTGGGTTATCGTTTTTGAAGACATCACTACACTGCTACAAGCACAGCGTAATGCCGCCTGGGGTGAAGTGGCACGGCGTCTGGCTCACGAAATAAAAAATCCTTTAACACCGATTCAGCTGTCAGCGGAACGTCTGCAACGAAAATACGCAGCGATTGTGCCCGAGGAGCAGGTCGAAGTCGTCGATAAACTCACCAATACCATCATTCAACAAGTTGAAGCGATGAAAGAAATGGTGAATGAATTCTCCGAGTATGCGCGCACGCCGGCATTACAATTACAGTCCTATGATATCGGTCAACTGATTCGTGAAGTACTGGCCATGTATCAGAGTAATCCGAATCATCAGTTCACGCTGTTAAACAGCCCGGAAAGTGTGGCGGTCAAAATTGATGTCAATCGTTTTCGGCAAGTCATGCATAATTTATTGAAAAACGCTATCGAAGCCTGTGAGGACGCTCAACTTCCTGTCGATATCGTTATCAGTTACCATCCACTTACTCACCAACAACGTCGTTGGCTTGAAATTTCTGTTCGGGATTACGGTCCTGGCATCCCCTTTTCTATTATTGATAAATTATTCGAACCCTACGCCACGACGAAACATAAAGGCACCGGGCTTGGCTTAGCTATCGTTAAAAAAATGATTGAAGAACATGGTGGTGATGTCTGGGCGGAAAATCTGGATCCAGAAGGAACGAGTATAATTATAAGATTGCCATTGGAGGAGTCTCCGTCGTGA
- a CDS encoding HAD family hydrolase, translated as MTNKLYALDFDGVICDSAIETGIAGWKVALKVWADMPTEMPDDLLEKFRQVRPVMETGYEAVLIMRLLYEGMSADTLMSAFHHQIEALMIRDDMFVDELKEVFGKTRDEWIRDDFDSWIAMNPLFEGIAEKLRTIPTDNLVIITTKQERFVDHILKANQISLPIAQVYGLDRNMSKQQVLSDLHAEKPDMEIVFIEDRLPALINVITEDGLDDIKLYLASWGYNTASDKESANNIDRISVIQLSDFAQL; from the coding sequence ATGACAAATAAACTCTACGCGCTGGATTTTGATGGTGTTATCTGTGATAGCGCTATAGAGACTGGCATAGCAGGTTGGAAGGTTGCCCTGAAAGTATGGGCAGATATGCCAACTGAGATGCCTGATGATTTACTGGAAAAATTCCGGCAAGTGCGTCCAGTCATGGAAACGGGCTATGAGGCCGTGCTTATCATGCGACTGCTGTATGAAGGCATGTCTGCTGACACACTCATGTCTGCATTTCATCATCAGATTGAAGCGTTGATGATCCGCGATGATATGTTTGTCGATGAACTGAAAGAAGTCTTCGGTAAAACCCGCGATGAATGGATTAGGGACGACTTTGATAGCTGGATTGCTATGAATCCATTATTCGAAGGTATTGCTGAAAAACTTCGGACCATTCCAACGGATAATCTGGTCATTATCACTACAAAACAGGAACGCTTCGTTGATCATATTCTCAAAGCGAATCAGATTTCACTGCCAATAGCACAGGTTTATGGCCTGGACAGAAATATGAGCAAACAACAGGTCCTCAGCGATCTGCACGCCGAAAAACCGGATATGGAGATTGTTTTCATTGAGGATAGACTTCCAGCACTGATTAATGTCATCACTGAAGACGGTCTGGATGATATCAAGCTCTATCTGGCGAGTTGGGGCTACAACACCGCTTCAGATAAGGAAAGTGCAAATAATATAGACAGAATCTCTGTTATCCAGCTGTCTGATTTCGCGCAGCTTTGA
- a CDS encoding sigma-54-dependent transcriptional regulator, translating to MSNDKPLILVVDDEPDIRELIKDILEDENYEVRIAADGQEAQQIFNEQQPDLILLDIWMPDIDGISLLKEFKQQNKNVTIVMMSGHGTIETAVEATRLGASDFIEKPLSTAKLLRGVEQALENRAKQASIQKELAQIPVGKSQQIKLLREQVERVAKHEMPILLVGEPGVGKHCFSHYLHSLGQFSGGKFIELSPESFPLDSLKITSLAKNNCLYIHDLALLSDEAQALLLHLLETHKLQQCQLICATQYSLQKAVDNGDFLESLLYQLNSITLIVPPLRDHIEDIPELVHHFVDVQTTRSGLPYRRFTVAAQNRLRNHEWSGNILELKNVIQRLLVLGNGEDIDVADVDLALASEAEAIENGDETINFELPLREAREQFERIYLLRKLQETDGNVGKAAKLAGMERTHLYRKLRSLGIDTKQI from the coding sequence GTGAGTAATGACAAACCCCTGATTCTTGTTGTTGATGATGAGCCGGATATTCGCGAGCTAATCAAAGACATTCTGGAAGACGAAAACTATGAAGTCAGAATTGCTGCTGATGGGCAGGAAGCACAACAAATTTTTAACGAACAACAGCCTGATCTGATTCTGCTCGATATCTGGATGCCGGATATCGATGGTATTAGTCTGTTAAAAGAATTCAAACAACAAAATAAAAATGTCACTATCGTGATGATGTCCGGCCATGGCACGATAGAAACCGCCGTAGAAGCAACGCGGCTGGGCGCCAGTGATTTCATTGAGAAACCGCTGTCGACGGCCAAACTTCTGCGCGGTGTTGAGCAAGCCCTCGAAAATAGAGCAAAACAAGCCAGCATACAAAAAGAACTGGCACAGATTCCTGTGGGTAAAAGTCAGCAGATAAAATTATTGCGTGAACAAGTTGAACGCGTTGCGAAACACGAAATGCCTATTCTGCTGGTAGGTGAGCCTGGGGTGGGCAAACATTGTTTTTCGCATTATTTACATAGCCTGGGTCAATTCTCAGGCGGTAAATTTATTGAATTAAGCCCAGAAAGCTTTCCATTAGATAGCCTGAAGATTACCTCATTAGCTAAAAATAACTGTTTGTATATCCATGACTTGGCCTTGCTGAGTGATGAAGCTCAGGCACTGTTATTACACCTGTTGGAGACTCATAAATTACAGCAGTGTCAGCTGATTTGCGCTACACAATACTCCTTACAAAAAGCCGTCGATAACGGTGACTTTCTGGAGAGCCTGTTGTATCAGCTCAATAGCATCACTCTGATAGTACCACCACTTCGTGATCATATTGAAGATATTCCAGAGCTTGTTCATCACTTTGTTGACGTACAAACCACGCGTTCCGGCTTGCCATACCGTCGTTTCACTGTTGCCGCACAAAACCGCCTCAGGAACCATGAATGGTCTGGCAATATTCTTGAATTGAAAAATGTCATCCAACGCTTATTAGTACTGGGGAATGGTGAAGATATTGATGTCGCAGATGTCGATCTTGCACTCGCCTCAGAAGCTGAAGCTATCGAAAATGGTGATGAAACTATTAACTTTGAATTACCTCTGCGTGAAGCCAGAGAACAATTCGAGCGCATTTACCTTTTACGTAAATTACAAGAAACAGACGGCAATGTAGGTAAAGCGGCTAAACTGGCTGGCATGGAAAGAACACATCTTTATCGAAAGCTTCGCTCTCTTGGTATAGACACCAAACAGATTTAG
- a CDS encoding YqgE/AlgH family protein produces the protein MESSLQNHFLIAMPALADSFFYRSVIYLCEHDKNGAMGLIINRPTRVMLEELLSHLHIENPSESIKNTPVLFGGPVQKGQGMVIHDQAQSPWKSSLQLSDDVILTTSTDILEAIGTDEGPSNALVTLGYAGWSAGQLEEELMENSWLTVPASHELLFTTPAEQRWQAAAKSIGVDINLMSNFAGHS, from the coding sequence ATGGAGTCTTCATTACAAAACCATTTTCTGATTGCGATGCCTGCTCTGGCCGATTCATTTTTTTATCGTTCGGTCATTTATCTCTGCGAACATGATAAAAATGGTGCTATGGGCCTGATTATTAACCGACCGACCCGTGTCATGTTAGAAGAACTCTTATCTCACCTTCATATTGAGAACCCCTCCGAAAGCATAAAAAACACACCGGTTTTATTTGGGGGACCGGTGCAAAAAGGCCAGGGCATGGTGATACATGATCAGGCTCAGTCCCCCTGGAAATCGAGTCTGCAATTATCTGACGATGTTATCTTAACCACATCCACTGATATTCTTGAAGCCATTGGTACCGATGAAGGCCCATCTAATGCCCTGGTAACCCTGGGTTATGCCGGTTGGTCCGCAGGTCAGCTAGAAGAGGAACTCATGGAAAATAGCTGGCTAACTGTTCCAGCCAGTCATGAGTTATTATTTACCACACCAGCCGAACAGCGCTGGCAAGCAGCCGCTAAATCTATCGGCGTTGATATTAACCTGATGTCTAACTTTGCAGGCCACTCATGA
- the trkA gene encoding Trk system potassium transporter TrkA: MKILILGAGQVGASVAATLAREDDDVTLVDTDSTNLLKLQDHYDIRTIQGQASHPDVLARAGAEDADLILAVTNSDETNMVACQICHTLYNTPTKIARIRSTGYLSTPQLFDKENPQAIAIDMLISPEQIVTEYIQRLISHPNALQVLDFAEGKVQLVAVKAFHGGLLVGHPLRDLRKHIPKTETRVAAIFRDGHPITPTGDTTIQADDEVFFIAATKDIRAVMGELRRLEKPYKRIMLAGGGNIGARLAKALENDYQIKLIEANPDRAEFLSEELSNSIVLLGDVANEELLLEEEIDKVDLFCALTNDDEANILSAMLAKRLGASKVLSLINRAAYVDLVESGSIDIALSPQQATIGSLLAHIRRGDIVAVHSLRRGAAEALEAIAHGDSSSSVVVGRRIDEIDLPPGTTIGAIVRGEEVIIAKDETIIESEDHVILFLVNKRYIKEVERLFQVGFTFF, from the coding sequence ATGAAAATTCTGATCCTCGGAGCCGGTCAAGTCGGCGCTTCTGTGGCGGCAACATTGGCTCGCGAAGACGATGATGTCACCCTTGTCGATACAGACAGCACTAACTTACTCAAACTTCAGGATCATTACGATATTCGTACGATTCAGGGACAAGCCTCTCATCCCGATGTGTTGGCTCGGGCTGGCGCTGAAGATGCTGACTTGATTCTGGCAGTGACTAACAGTGATGAAACCAATATGGTGGCCTGTCAGATTTGTCATACGCTCTACAACACGCCCACCAAAATTGCCCGTATTCGCTCAACAGGCTACCTGTCGACGCCACAATTATTTGATAAAGAAAACCCTCAGGCGATTGCCATTGATATGCTCATCAGTCCTGAGCAAATCGTCACTGAATATATCCAGCGACTTATCAGCCATCCTAATGCTTTGCAGGTATTGGATTTTGCTGAAGGTAAAGTGCAGCTGGTTGCTGTAAAAGCCTTTCATGGCGGTCTGTTGGTCGGGCATCCACTGCGTGATTTACGCAAACATATTCCGAAAACAGAAACCCGGGTTGCCGCTATTTTCCGTGATGGTCACCCTATCACGCCCACCGGTGATACCACTATTCAGGCCGATGATGAAGTTTTTTTCATCGCCGCCACCAAAGACATTCGTGCTGTCATGGGCGAACTGCGTCGTCTGGAAAAACCCTATAAGCGTATTATGCTGGCTGGCGGCGGTAATATCGGTGCCCGCCTGGCAAAAGCCTTAGAAAATGATTATCAAATCAAATTAATCGAAGCCAACCCCGATCGCGCTGAGTTCTTGTCAGAAGAGTTGAGCAACAGTATTGTGCTGTTAGGCGATGTCGCTAATGAAGAACTGTTACTCGAAGAAGAAATCGATAAAGTCGATCTGTTTTGTGCCTTAACCAATGATGACGAGGCCAATATTCTCTCTGCCATGCTGGCAAAACGACTTGGTGCCAGTAAGGTTTTATCGCTGATTAATCGGGCAGCCTATGTGGATTTGGTAGAAAGTGGCAGTATTGATATTGCCTTATCACCACAGCAGGCGACTATTGGTAGTCTACTTGCCCATATTCGTCGTGGCGATATTGTCGCCGTACACTCCCTACGCCGTGGTGCTGCTGAAGCATTGGAAGCGATTGCTCATGGTGATAGCAGTTCTTCTGTCGTTGTCGGTCGACGCATTGATGAAATCGACTTACCACCAGGTACAACGATTGGGGCGATTGTGCGGGGTGAAGAAGTGATTATTGCTAAAGATGAGACCATTATTGAATCTGAAGACCACGTTATTTTATTTTTAGTGAATAAACGTTACATAAAAGAGGTCGAACGTTTATTCCAGGTTGGCTTTACCTTCTTTTAG
- the pyrR gene encoding bifunctional pyr operon transcriptional regulator/uracil phosphoribosyltransferase PyrR, translating to MTIALTQNQVQNLLNDMAADIREKFAEKQPLLVGIHTGGVWVAKALQDILGKDFFDAPLGTLNIAYYRDDFTRIGMHPQVTPSDLPFSVDGRHLILVDDVLHSGRTTRAALNEIFDYGRPASVTLVVLVDRNGRELPIQADIIGKTVEVAKGQHIKLTNSSGLQLEYRNKGKAE from the coding sequence ATGACCATCGCACTGACCCAAAATCAAGTTCAGAACCTGCTCAATGATATGGCAGCAGATATTCGCGAGAAATTCGCGGAAAAACAACCCTTACTCGTCGGTATTCATACCGGAGGCGTATGGGTAGCTAAAGCCTTACAGGATATTCTGGGTAAGGATTTTTTCGACGCGCCACTCGGCACCCTTAACATTGCCTATTATCGGGATGATTTCACCCGCATTGGCATGCACCCTCAGGTGACACCATCGGATTTGCCTTTTAGCGTAGATGGCCGTCATCTGATTCTGGTTGATGATGTGCTGCATAGTGGACGCACCACTCGTGCCGCTCTCAATGAGATTTTTGACTATGGCCGCCCAGCCAGCGTCACGCTGGTGGTTTTGGTTGACCGCAATGGGCGTGAACTGCCTATCCAGGCAGATATCATCGGAAAAACCGTTGAGGTCGCCAAAGGCCAACATATCAAACTCACTAATAGCTCAGGATTACAGTTGGAATATCGAAACAAAGGCAAGGCTGAATGA
- a CDS encoding aspartate carbamoyltransferase catalytic subunit — MNNNQLTESGQLRHFLTIEGLKKPLLTEIMDRAEQFSGITNRQVKKVPILRGKTIVNLFFENSTRTRSTFELAAKRLSADVMNFNISTSATSKGESLLDTLHNLESMHTDMFVVRHNQSGAAEFIAQHVSPHVSVINAGDGCHAHPTQAMLDMFTIRRHKKSFPDLRVAIVGDILHSRVARSQIQALSTLGVGEIRVIGPKTLLPADCQTLGVHVYHDMEAGLEDVDVIIMLRLQLERMQGALIPSAREYFHCFGLTDDKLKLAKPDAIVMHPGPINRGVEIASSVADGPQSVILEQVTHGIAVRMAVMSMAMGAQSEQNELPA, encoded by the coding sequence ATGAATAACAACCAATTGACGGAAAGCGGTCAGCTACGCCACTTCCTCACGATTGAAGGACTAAAAAAGCCACTACTGACGGAAATTATGGACCGGGCAGAGCAATTTTCGGGCATCACCAATCGTCAGGTAAAAAAAGTCCCCATCCTGCGGGGGAAAACCATCGTTAACCTGTTTTTTGAGAACAGTACTCGTACCCGTTCTACCTTTGAACTGGCCGCAAAACGTCTGTCTGCCGATGTCATGAATTTTAATATCAGCACCTCAGCCACTTCAAAAGGTGAAAGTCTGCTCGATACCTTGCACAACCTTGAGTCGATGCACACAGACATGTTTGTTGTCAGACACAATCAAAGCGGTGCCGCTGAATTTATTGCTCAACATGTCTCACCTCATGTCAGCGTCATTAATGCGGGTGATGGCTGTCATGCTCATCCAACACAAGCCATGCTGGATATGTTTACCATTCGTCGCCATAAAAAAAGCTTCCCTGATCTGCGGGTGGCGATCGTCGGTGATATTTTGCACTCACGGGTGGCGCGTTCACAGATTCAAGCGTTATCAACACTTGGCGTTGGTGAAATTCGTGTTATTGGTCCCAAAACCCTACTGCCTGCCGACTGCCAGACGCTCGGCGTGCATGTGTATCACGATATGGAAGCAGGCTTAGAAGATGTTGACGTGATTATTATGCTGCGTCTGCAGCTTGAACGTATGCAAGGGGCTTTAATCCCCAGCGCCAGAGAGTATTTCCACTGCTTTGGGCTAACAGACGACAAACTCAAACTCGCTAAACCAGATGCCATTGTAATGCACCCAGGCCCGATCAACCGAGGCGTCGAAATTGCCTCATCCGTGGCTGACGGCCCACAATCGGTCATATTAGAACAAGTCACTCATGGTATTGCTGTCAGAATGGCCGTGATGTCCATGGCTATGGGTGCACAATCAGAACAAAACGAGCTGCCAGCATGA